The DNA segment TCGGGAGCCCGAACAGGAGCCCCACCACGACCGCCGTCCCCTGTTCGCGCGCCACCATGAGCGAGGAGGCCACGAGGAAGCCGCCCGAATCCCGCATCACGCCCCGCAATGGCGCAATCGCCAGCGTCGGCGCGGGCCCGGGCGCCCAGTGATGCAGCATGAGGTTGCTCACCACGGTGCTCACCCCCAGCACGACAAAGGCGCCGGGTACAAAGACGCCGAACGCCGCGCACGCGACCAGCCCAACGTTCAGCATCAGGACGTTGGCGACGTCCACCGCGGCCAGCCGCTCGTAGGCCAGCGCCCGTTCCAGCCGCACGCGTGCCCCCGTTCCCCAGGCGAGCGAGAGCATGGTCACCACGGTGCCAAGCATGGGAAGGTGGAACGATCGATCGATCGCGCCAAAGCCGAGGACGAGCGGCGGCCACCCCAGGCCGGCCATCACGATGACGACACCAACGGCCAGTTGCAGCCCGGAGAGGGCGGCGTACTCCTCTCGCGTGGGGACCGCGGCGCGTCGAAGCAGCGCCTTGCCAACGCCGAGTTCGGCAGCGTACTGCAGCAGCGTGAACGTCCCGCGGGCGACGGCCAGGAGCCCCAGTTCGCGCGGTGTGACGAGCAGGACGAGGAGAAGGTTCGCGCTCACGCTGATGACGCGCATCGCGGCCACGCGTGCCGTCATGACGCGCGTACCGCGATGCGCGCGGGCCAGGACCTCGTGCGCCGCCACGCCTCCGCTTTCGAGTGCCTCGCTCCTGCCACCCATGCTCGGTCGCCAAGCTCCTGCCGCCGGTTTGTCCATCGCCCGCAGCAACAGCCGCGTGCTCGTCGTACCGT comes from the Gemmatimonadaceae bacterium genome and includes:
- a CDS encoding oligosaccharide flippase family protein, giving the protein MGGRSEALESGGVAAHEVLARAHRGTRVMTARVAAMRVISVSANLLLVLLVTPRELGLLAVARGTFTLLQYAAELGVGKALLRRAAVPTREEYAALSGLQLAVGVVIVMAGLGWPPLVLGFGAIDRSFHLPMLGTVVTMLSLAWGTGARVRLERALAYERLAAVDVANVLMLNVGLVACAAFGVFVPGAFVVLGVSTVVSNLMLHHWAPGPAPTLAIAPLRGVMRDSGGFLVASSLMVAREQGTAVVVGLLFGLPTAGVYSFAERVAQVLNICFDGYKNAAIPAASRLAGEAAALRSLATRVLSGSIALVAPCTVLGVILLPAAAPWLPRWAPAIVLTQWYMLAFGLFGVMLATLDPISVARRGAVVAMWENGLALLAGWGAFALLAWLHSSRLEMAVVAMYVIPSLALVALTPAAIRPALEPGARRSLALSAGGLLIFLALRVAGAPVWSRVATAALLPALALGRTAWQVLQARR